TCAATTTTTATCCGCAGGACTATCATCAACGGATATGCTACCTTGCAACATTTGTTTTCAGTATCAATGCGGTAGGACTTCTCCTTTACTCTGGTCAGCTAGCCTTCAGTGAAGAATCTGTTAAAGCCATGCAGGCCACAACAGAGCCTGGAGGAGACTCATCAGGTGACAACAGTGAAGTAAATAAAAGCAGTGAGGATCAAAGTTCGGGTGATTAGTATGCAACATGTAACAATAATGCCATTCGTAATAGCAAAATAGTATATGATGTATTGTAACTATATAGTATATGTTAGTTTGATGGGACTTCATATGCGCGAGAGAGCCATCCCTTATATATTAATCGAAGATTTTTTAAAAAGTTATAATCTAAATTTTAATAAAAATTAAAAAAAACTTCATCATATGTGGCATTTGTGTATGTTTTCTAAATCCTATTTCAAAGAATTCTAGAACACTTTATATAAACTATAGTCTAAAAATTATACTCTCTAGCAAAATAATATTTCGCAAGCTATAGTTGGTCGCATATATCAAATTTTTATTGTTTCGCATGCTTTCCTTAAATAAAACCTACGGAATTATCTAATATAGCAATTAATGATTTTAAACAATAAAGATTTGATAACAATTTGTATATTTTTTTATCTTTTTGTTTATTTCTTTATTATTAAAATAAATTACATAATTACATTAATCATATAATAAAAATCTAGATTTTTTTGTATATGTTGTATTTTGAATTTTTCAAAACGATTATAAATTACTAAAATTGTTAAAAGTCTCACATAAACTTTTATGATCAAGGTTTAAATTTTTTTCAATATTAAGATACAATGATTATAAGACCATATGAAGAAATAATTTTATTTTAATAGGCTTTTATGTTTTTCATTGTTTTTTAAATGATTATAAATTATTAAAATTATCCCGCATTAAAAAAAAATTCGTTGGTGTAAACTTTTGTTACACAAATATGCAAATAATCATAAAATCATATGAGTAGAAACTTCATTTAATAAATAACCATATTAAAAGTGTACTATATATATGTTAATATCATTTAAATTTAATTATATATAATATACAATAGATAAGATTGATTGTTTTGATTTATTTACCCTAAAATGATTGCGAATAAACAAGAGTGATAAATTGATTTATATGCACATGCCAATTTATTACATAATAATATCTGATTTCTTAGTTATTTAATATATATTTATTATTTTATTATTTCATAATATGCTGAAAAACATAAAATAAATATAAAATATAAAATATTTATTCTGCAAAAAGTAGATATCTTAACCTAAGTATGTATCTATTTAATTATTTTAAATCATAAGCATTTTCTAAATCTTAGGTCAAAACAAACCAACGAAATGAGAATAAACTTCAAAATCAATATTTATATCGAACAATAACCAAAATGAAAAAGAGAAAAATATTGAAGATAGATAGGATTGACATGTGAATGTAAACTTCTCAAAACCATAATTAATTTTTAGATTACTAAATCATGATATAATACCGAGCTGACATAGTTTCATTGTAATAAAATAGACTCGAGATTTTTTAACCTAAACGTTAGATTCTTATGCGGTAAGTGA
This sequence is a window from Brassica oleracea var. oleracea cultivar TO1000 chromosome C1, BOL, whole genome shotgun sequence. Protein-coding genes within it:
- the LOC106339309 gene encoding uncharacterized protein LOC106339309, with the protein product MERLKAMGSAPIEEGGGKSTPSAGQAFLGAVSAGVRAQSLGKSQYRKDYHQRICYLATFVFSINAVGLLLYSGQLAFSEESVKAMQATTEPGGDSSGDNSEVNKSSEDQSSGD